From Desulfatitalea tepidiphila, the proteins below share one genomic window:
- a CDS encoding ABC transporter permease, giving the protein MKIGFILKMAVLYVWRSRRSTIVLGLMVVMAVAALVFLSSLAVGTNDAMIRNSVGLFSGHIVADNLPPDVDPAELQLRGVRQVLLRTLRPVRLRYQERVESVLLCGVRPSEEKAATALWKKTVSGRYLHDGLPDLFLSGAVADMLHVSVGQTVEVEIPSGPQRVALSVCGIYRTGISSLDYGIAFAAQNALPAAENNFSAAVFIEEGTDPQTVLAEYRRLTYASRFTAWTDFMPDLKQLVELNFVSMSIVMVLVFAVVALGISCAFIIFILKNIREHGILKAMGMLPSESALLIIAEVTLLTLAASATGTGAGVLAVGALARTGLDLTALTSHNQYFAVSGVIFPRLTPFSLWLPPALALLFGLLAAVWPALYVVREKAAEILRSI; this is encoded by the coding sequence TTGAAGATCGGCTTCATCCTGAAAATGGCCGTTCTATACGTGTGGCGCTCCCGGCGGTCGACCATTGTTCTGGGGCTGATGGTGGTCATGGCAGTGGCCGCCCTGGTGTTTCTCTCGTCCCTGGCGGTGGGGACCAACGACGCCATGATCCGTAACTCGGTCGGTTTGTTTTCGGGACATATCGTCGCGGACAATCTTCCGCCGGATGTCGACCCGGCCGAACTTCAGCTCCGAGGGGTTCGGCAGGTGCTGTTGCGCACCCTGAGGCCGGTGCGGCTCCGCTACCAGGAGCGGGTGGAAAGCGTCCTGCTTTGCGGGGTTCGGCCGTCCGAAGAGAAGGCGGCCACGGCGCTTTGGAAAAAGACCGTGAGCGGTCGCTATCTTCACGATGGGCTGCCCGACCTGTTCCTGAGCGGAGCCGTTGCCGATATGCTGCACGTTTCCGTGGGCCAAACGGTCGAGGTCGAGATCCCGTCCGGCCCTCAGCGGGTGGCGCTGAGCGTTTGCGGCATCTATCGAACCGGCATCTCAAGTCTCGATTACGGCATCGCCTTTGCCGCTCAAAATGCGTTGCCGGCCGCCGAAAACAACTTTTCAGCCGCCGTGTTCATCGAAGAAGGGACCGATCCGCAGACCGTCCTGGCCGAATACCGTCGGCTGACGTATGCTTCGCGCTTTACGGCCTGGACGGACTTCATGCCCGATCTGAAACAGCTGGTCGAGTTGAATTTCGTCTCCATGAGCATCGTGATGGTACTGGTCTTCGCCGTGGTCGCCCTGGGAATTTCCTGTGCCTTCATCATCTTTATCCTCAAAAACATCCGGGAGCACGGCATCCTGAAGGCCATGGGGATGCTGCCATCGGAATCGGCCCTGCTCATCATTGCCGAGGTGACCCTGCTGACGTTGGCGGCATCCGCAACCGGAACCGGTGCCGGCGTTCTGGCCGTGGGCGCCCTGGCGCGGACCGGTCTCGATCTGACCGCGTTGACGTCGCACAACCAGTATTTTGCCGTCTCCGGGGTGATCTTCCCGCGTCTGACCCCCTTCTCTTTATGGCTGCCGCCGGCGCTCGCCCTGCTTTTCGGATTGCTGGCCGCCGTCTGGCCGGCCCTGTACGTCGTGCGCGAAAAAGCCGCTGAAATTCTGCGGAGTATTTGA
- a CDS encoding acyl-CoA synthetase: MAIAPRSMTDEEKARFNTLNKENLAFLMDRYNRVNRWVIADMIRRTAYHYPDKTALVFGDHRLTYAELEAAANRTANALAGLGVAKYDRVAILAHNTLHHVLTWLGCCKIGAVYLAINYLLRGPDVSFCINHSESKVFIVEDALYPIVEKVLGEMPKVQTLIWSDQGAGQPPVDDRFLVFDVWMKDADASEPDVILHIEDPCQMTYTSGTESLPKGVIISNQALMAQYMGAIVDGGYESTDINVNALPIYHCAQRDVFMNPVFWVGGTNILMAPDIGAILKTIDQYRANMFFAPPTVWIGILRHPDFDRYDLSCLTKCYYGASIMPVEVLKELMARLPGCKVYNYYGQTELAPYHTILKAQDALTKLGSAGMGGLNMETRLEDENFEPITTPGVPGEICGKGPHAMIMYFKEPEKTEAAMRGGWFHSGDIGILDPDRYITVVDRKKDMIKTGGENVSTREVEEAIYLDKRVEEVAVIGTPHPKWVEAVTAVVVPRKGETITVDEIIALCKKELAGFKVPKSVVFVDALPKTPTGKILKREMRKTYSDLSR, from the coding sequence ATGGCCATTGCACCCCGCTCCATGACCGATGAGGAAAAAGCCCGCTTCAACACGCTCAACAAAGAGAACCTGGCATTTCTCATGGATCGCTACAACCGGGTCAACCGGTGGGTGATCGCAGACATGATCCGACGCACGGCCTATCACTATCCCGACAAGACGGCCCTCGTCTTCGGCGATCACCGTCTGACCTACGCGGAGCTGGAAGCGGCCGCCAACCGCACGGCCAACGCATTGGCCGGCCTTGGCGTGGCCAAGTACGACCGGGTGGCCATTCTGGCCCACAACACCCTCCACCACGTGCTGACCTGGCTGGGATGCTGCAAGATCGGCGCGGTCTACCTGGCCATCAACTATCTGCTGCGCGGGCCGGATGTGAGCTTCTGCATCAATCACTCGGAAAGCAAGGTCTTCATCGTCGAAGACGCCCTCTATCCCATCGTGGAGAAGGTGCTCGGCGAGATGCCGAAGGTCCAGACCCTGATCTGGTCCGATCAAGGCGCCGGGCAGCCGCCGGTGGACGACCGTTTCCTGGTCTTCGACGTCTGGATGAAGGATGCCGACGCCAGCGAACCGGACGTGATTCTGCATATCGAAGACCCCTGCCAGATGACCTACACCAGCGGCACCGAATCCCTGCCCAAGGGGGTGATCATCAGCAACCAGGCCCTCATGGCCCAGTACATGGGGGCCATCGTGGATGGCGGCTACGAAAGCACGGACATTAACGTAAACGCCCTGCCCATATATCATTGCGCCCAGCGGGACGTGTTCATGAACCCTGTCTTCTGGGTGGGCGGCACCAACATCCTCATGGCCCCGGACATCGGCGCGATCCTCAAGACCATTGACCAGTATCGCGCCAACATGTTCTTCGCCCCGCCCACGGTGTGGATCGGCATCCTGCGCCATCCGGATTTCGACCGCTACGATCTCTCCTGCCTGACCAAGTGCTATTACGGCGCATCGATCATGCCGGTGGAGGTGCTCAAGGAGCTCATGGCACGCCTGCCCGGATGCAAAGTCTACAACTACTACGGCCAGACCGAACTGGCCCCCTACCACACTATCCTCAAGGCTCAGGACGCTCTCACCAAACTGGGATCGGCCGGCATGGGCGGGTTGAACATGGAGACCCGCCTGGAAGATGAAAATTTCGAACCGATCACGACCCCCGGCGTGCCCGGCGAAATCTGCGGCAAGGGGCCGCACGCCATGATCATGTATTTCAAGGAGCCCGAGAAGACCGAAGCGGCCATGCGCGGCGGCTGGTTCCATTCCGGCGACATCGGTATCCTGGACCCGGACCGCTACATCACGGTGGTGGACCGCAAGAAGGACATGATCAAGACCGGCGGCGAGAATGTCTCCACGCGTGAAGTGGAGGAGGCCATCTACCTGGACAAGCGGGTGGAAGAAGTGGCCGTCATCGGCACCCCCCATCCCAAATGGGTGGAGGCGGTCACGGCCGTCGTGGTACCACGCAAGGGCGAAACCATCACCGTAGATGAGATCATCGCCTTGTGCAAGAAGGAGCTGGCCGGGTTCAAGGTGCCCAAATCGGTTGTGTTCGTCGATGCGCTGCCCAAGACGCCCACGGGCAAGATCCTCAAACGCGAAATGCGCAAGACCTACAGCGACCTCAGCCGGTAG
- a CDS encoding acetate--CoA ligase family protein, producing the protein MNKEFNVQKLIAASIASGAHVICEDDAKAILDNFGVPVVTEIRVPDPQTAGEAAEQTGFPVVLKAVGAKILHKTESGLVRVGLNSPAEVAAAAARMATESPLPIEAFLVQPQIRGKREFVAGMFRDPLFGPVIMFGLGGIFTEALDDAVFKVAPLTDADIEAMFAELRSRKLLLPFRGEEEVDRAALGAILKGLSDLAMQFPQLKEIDINPLIVKPDGAPVAVDALMVTGEHRPAPAIKRGEVNRETLGSCYYPSSVVFVGASGTISKWGHMLPTNILNRNYKGRVYLVNPKGGQIAGQEVYRSVSDIEDDVDLAVVTLPAAKVKEQIPLLQAKKVKAMLLISSGFRETGEAGRRLEDDVVRAAREAGILIFGPNTMGICNPHIDFFCCGVHVYPLPGSTALVCQSGNMGTQLLAFAEQQDIGIRAFSGSGNEAMVTLEDYMEAFEADELTRTVVLYIESVKDGVRFFKSARRVSRKKPVVVLKGGRTSEGGMAASSHTGALASDHRIFDAACRQAGIIQVKQPIDLLDLSAVFSSLPLPRGNRVAIMTLGGGWGVVTTDLCIEHGLTLPPLSEAIVNRLDQILPDYWSRGNPADIVGEHDPAIPMTAMEALMKWDGCDAVIHLGIHGRRILAVKMLTSIANTDPAYSAEELRGIEDLAVAFEKEYIRHVAKLTEKYDKPVLGVSLLTDEDSKTLYRIEGCKYKGVFFPSPERAVKALAGMCRYRQWLEAHT; encoded by the coding sequence ATGAACAAAGAATTCAACGTCCAGAAGCTCATTGCCGCCAGCATCGCCAGCGGTGCCCATGTCATTTGCGAAGACGACGCCAAAGCCATTTTGGACAATTTCGGGGTGCCCGTAGTTACGGAGATCCGGGTACCCGATCCCCAAACGGCCGGGGAGGCGGCCGAACAGACAGGTTTCCCGGTGGTTCTCAAGGCGGTGGGGGCGAAGATCCTGCACAAAACTGAATCGGGCCTGGTGCGCGTGGGATTGAACAGCCCGGCCGAAGTGGCCGCCGCCGCCGCCCGCATGGCGACCGAAAGTCCCCTGCCCATCGAAGCGTTCCTGGTGCAGCCGCAGATCCGGGGAAAGAGGGAGTTTGTGGCCGGCATGTTCCGCGATCCGCTCTTCGGACCGGTCATCATGTTCGGATTGGGCGGCATTTTTACCGAGGCGCTCGATGATGCCGTCTTCAAGGTGGCCCCCCTGACCGATGCGGATATCGAAGCCATGTTCGCGGAACTGCGTTCCCGTAAACTGTTGCTGCCATTCCGGGGGGAGGAGGAGGTCGATAGAGCCGCCCTTGGCGCCATCTTGAAGGGGTTGTCCGACCTGGCCATGCAATTTCCCCAGCTCAAGGAAATCGACATCAACCCGCTGATCGTCAAGCCCGATGGCGCGCCGGTGGCCGTGGATGCCCTGATGGTCACCGGCGAACACCGACCTGCGCCCGCCATCAAAAGGGGCGAGGTCAACCGCGAAACCCTGGGATCGTGCTACTACCCGTCGTCCGTGGTCTTCGTGGGCGCTTCGGGCACCATCTCCAAGTGGGGGCACATGCTTCCCACCAACATCCTCAACCGCAATTACAAGGGCCGCGTCTACCTGGTCAATCCCAAGGGCGGGCAGATCGCCGGGCAGGAGGTCTACCGCTCGGTGAGCGACATCGAGGACGACGTCGACCTGGCGGTGGTGACCCTTCCGGCCGCCAAGGTCAAGGAACAGATCCCCCTCCTGCAGGCCAAAAAGGTCAAGGCCATGCTGCTGATCTCCTCCGGTTTCAGGGAGACGGGTGAGGCGGGACGCCGGCTCGAAGATGATGTCGTCAGGGCGGCCCGTGAAGCCGGCATCCTCATCTTCGGGCCCAACACCATGGGCATCTGCAATCCGCACATCGATTTTTTCTGCTGCGGGGTGCACGTCTATCCGCTGCCCGGCTCCACCGCCCTGGTCTGCCAGTCGGGCAACATGGGCACGCAGCTGCTCGCCTTCGCCGAGCAGCAGGACATCGGCATCCGCGCCTTTTCGGGTTCAGGCAACGAAGCCATGGTGACCCTGGAAGATTACATGGAGGCCTTCGAGGCCGATGAGCTGACCCGCACGGTGGTGCTCTACATCGAAAGCGTGAAAGACGGCGTCCGTTTTTTCAAGAGCGCCCGCCGGGTCTCCAGGAAAAAGCCCGTGGTGGTCCTCAAAGGCGGCCGCACCTCGGAAGGCGGCATGGCCGCGTCGAGCCATACCGGTGCGCTGGCATCCGACCACCGCATCTTCGACGCCGCCTGCCGCCAGGCCGGCATCATCCAGGTCAAACAGCCCATCGACCTGCTCGACTTGTCGGCGGTCTTCTCGTCGCTTCCCCTGCCCCGGGGCAACCGGGTGGCCATCATGACCCTCGGCGGCGGCTGGGGCGTCGTCACCACCGATCTGTGCATCGAGCACGGCCTGACCCTGCCGCCGCTCTCCGAGGCCATCGTGAACCGGCTCGATCAAATCCTGCCCGACTATTGGAGCCGGGGCAATCCGGCCGACATCGTGGGAGAACACGATCCGGCCATCCCCATGACGGCCATGGAAGCGTTGATGAAGTGGGACGGCTGCGACGCGGTGATCCACCTGGGCATCCACGGTCGGCGCATCCTGGCGGTCAAGATGCTCACCTCCATCGCCAACACCGACCCGGCCTATTCCGCAGAAGAGTTGAGGGGAATTGAGGATCTGGCCGTCGCATTTGAAAAAGAGTACATCCGGCACGTTGCCAAACTGACCGAAAAGTATGACAAGCCGGTGCTGGGCGTGAGCCTGCTGACCGACGAGGACTCCAAAACACTCTATCGGATCGAGGGCTGCAAGTACAAAGGGGTTTTCTTCCCGTCACCGGAGCGGGCGGTCAAAGCGCTGGCCGGTATGTGCCGCTACCGGCAGTGGCTGGAAGCCCATACATAA
- a CDS encoding peptide chain release factor 3: MATTQALTKPGWLPDEIERRRTFGIISHPDAGKTTLTEKLLLFGGAIQMAGAVKARHAARHATSDWMAIERERGISVTSSVMKFHYNGYDINLLDTPGHDDFSEDTYRVLTAVDSAVMVIDSVKGVEAQTRKLMAVCRMRNTPILTFINKLDREGMAPLDILADIEDNLQIECAPLSWPIGMGKRFKGTYNLYRKTLKLFTPGQERLTDAVFTIDDLADPRLDELLGSQADELREDVALLEGAANPFDLDDYLKGSQTPVFFGSAVNNFGVGEMLDAFVEIAPPPQPRGTATRIVDPGEAAFSGFVFKIQANMDPAHRDRIAFLRVCSGRFQRGMRLRHHRLGKEIVVANPIIFMAQDRTLAEEAWPGDIIGIHNHGTIKIGDTFSEKEPLKFIGIPNFAPDHFRRVRLKSPLKAKQLHKGLVQLAEEGAVQLFRPVLGSEYILGAVGLLQFDVTMARLRDEYGVDAVYENVDYATARWVHCSDRQRLAAFEKANQGNLAMDAEGHLVYLAASLWWLNHVAEQWPEVVFQKTREIE; encoded by the coding sequence ATGGCAACGACACAAGCCTTAACAAAACCCGGTTGGCTGCCGGATGAAATCGAGCGACGCCGCACCTTCGGTATCATCAGCCATCCGGATGCCGGCAAAACCACCCTGACGGAAAAGCTCCTGCTGTTCGGCGGCGCCATCCAGATGGCGGGCGCGGTCAAGGCGCGCCATGCCGCCCGCCACGCCACCAGCGACTGGATGGCCATCGAACGCGAACGCGGCATTTCGGTGACCAGCTCGGTGATGAAATTCCACTATAACGGGTACGACATCAACCTGCTCGATACGCCGGGCCACGACGATTTTTCCGAGGACACCTACCGCGTGCTCACGGCCGTGGACAGTGCGGTGATGGTGATCGACAGTGTCAAAGGGGTCGAAGCCCAGACACGCAAGCTGATGGCCGTCTGCCGCATGCGCAACACGCCGATTCTCACTTTTATCAACAAGCTCGACCGCGAGGGCATGGCGCCTCTGGATATCCTGGCCGATATCGAAGACAATCTGCAGATCGAGTGCGCGCCGCTCTCCTGGCCCATTGGCATGGGCAAACGCTTCAAGGGCACCTACAATCTCTATCGCAAGACCCTGAAGCTCTTTACGCCCGGGCAGGAGCGCCTGACCGATGCGGTATTCACCATCGACGACCTGGCCGATCCCCGACTCGACGAGTTGCTGGGCAGCCAGGCCGACGAACTGCGCGAGGATGTGGCCCTCCTGGAGGGGGCGGCCAACCCCTTCGACCTGGACGACTACCTGAAGGGCAGCCAGACCCCGGTCTTTTTCGGCAGCGCGGTCAACAACTTCGGGGTGGGCGAGATGCTCGACGCCTTCGTGGAAATTGCCCCGCCGCCCCAGCCGCGGGGGACCGCTACGCGCATCGTGGATCCCGGGGAGGCGGCCTTTTCCGGATTCGTCTTCAAAATCCAGGCCAACATGGACCCGGCCCACCGCGACCGCATCGCCTTCCTGCGCGTCTGCTCGGGCCGCTTCCAGCGCGGCATGCGGCTGCGCCACCACCGTCTGGGCAAGGAGATCGTCGTGGCCAATCCGATCATCTTCATGGCCCAGGATCGCACCTTGGCCGAAGAGGCCTGGCCAGGGGACATCATCGGCATTCACAACCACGGCACCATCAAGATCGGCGACACCTTTTCGGAAAAAGAGCCGCTCAAGTTCATCGGCATTCCCAACTTCGCCCCGGACCACTTCCGGCGGGTGCGCCTGAAGTCGCCCCTCAAGGCCAAACAACTCCACAAGGGGTTGGTGCAGCTGGCCGAGGAGGGCGCCGTGCAGCTGTTTCGGCCGGTGCTGGGCAGTGAATATATCCTCGGCGCCGTGGGTCTGTTGCAGTTCGATGTGACCATGGCGCGCCTCAGGGACGAGTACGGCGTCGATGCCGTATACGAAAACGTGGATTACGCCACGGCCCGTTGGGTGCATTGCAGCGACCGGCAGCGCCTGGCCGCCTTCGAGAAGGCCAACCAGGGCAATCTGGCCATGGACGCCGAAGGGCACCTGGTCTACCTGGCGGCCAGCCTGTGGTGGCTCAACCATGTGGCCGAACAGTGGCCCGAGGTGGTTTTCCAGAAAACCCGGGAGATCGAATAA
- a CDS encoding class 1 isoprenoid biosynthesis enzyme, whose protein sequence is MKPQDAISMTAGFCCSPDPAAGTEQNPFCALQQELTAGLKLYWQSAAQILEDSGIRLAHPTPEAFSLERNFFSALFLYSYFRCGIVPERRIFYAAVNQCLRGMVTGCDNLLDDEYKPTLETDLPPGAARFRSVLDIMVSERVLFELLLSRLERTEVSARAVKKALRNSLQALTRSGAQEASEEGGVHGQRLPPQEVLSTVHHYKTGLLFQCPWAVPGVIESPLPEDAASVNEALYRIGIGCQILDDMVDLGRDVHTRRHNFVASLIEWGETPAKQRMLADLAGSGGREELSRVFSHIFWEANETAMGYLKDGLGRLLHAAHRGFVDPAAAFISARIGADRLLTPGERGRA, encoded by the coding sequence ATGAAGCCACAGGATGCCATTTCGATGACCGCCGGATTCTGCTGCAGCCCGGACCCGGCCGCCGGCACAGAGCAGAACCCGTTTTGCGCGCTTCAGCAGGAGCTGACCGCGGGCCTGAAGCTCTATTGGCAAAGCGCCGCGCAGATCCTGGAGGACAGCGGCATTCGACTGGCGCACCCCACGCCGGAGGCCTTTTCGCTTGAGCGCAATTTCTTTTCGGCCCTTTTTCTCTATTCTTACTTTCGTTGCGGGATCGTTCCCGAACGCCGGATTTTCTATGCGGCCGTCAACCAGTGCCTGCGCGGCATGGTCACCGGCTGCGACAATCTGCTGGACGATGAGTACAAGCCCACCCTGGAGACCGACCTGCCGCCCGGCGCCGCGCGTTTCAGATCGGTGCTGGATATCATGGTGTCGGAACGAGTGCTTTTCGAATTGTTGCTGTCGCGTCTGGAGCGTACCGAAGTTTCGGCCCGGGCGGTGAAGAAAGCGCTTCGAAACTCGCTGCAAGCCTTGACCCGCAGCGGCGCCCAGGAGGCTTCCGAGGAGGGCGGCGTTCATGGCCAGCGGCTGCCGCCGCAGGAGGTGCTCTCCACTGTGCATCATTACAAGACCGGTCTGTTGTTTCAATGTCCATGGGCCGTACCCGGGGTCATCGAGTCGCCCTTGCCCGAAGATGCGGCATCGGTCAACGAAGCCCTCTATCGCATCGGCATCGGATGCCAGATCCTCGATGACATGGTTGATCTGGGGCGCGATGTGCACACCCGCCGCCACAACTTCGTGGCCTCCCTGATTGAGTGGGGCGAGACGCCGGCCAAGCAGCGCATGCTGGCCGATTTGGCGGGGTCCGGTGGCCGGGAAGAGCTTTCCAGGGTTTTTTCCCACATCTTTTGGGAGGCCAACGAAACGGCCATGGGCTATCTGAAAGATGGATTGGGACGATTGCTCCACGCCGCGCACCGTGGGTTCGTCGATCCTGCGGCGGCTTTCATCTCGGCCCGCATCGGCGCGGACCGTCTGCTTACACCCGGCGAGCGAGGTCGCGCTTGA
- a CDS encoding class I SAM-dependent methyltransferase, whose amino-acid sequence MKIPSIPTRGRTLDHAAAVYDLLEPLFLLGKQAEYDQHIIRLLDPAPGEQVLDLGCGTGVLCAQIADLLDPKAGGLAVGIDAAGKMIAVARKKRAGAGCRFEAMAAESLGFEDRSFDAVVSSLFFHHVPLDLKASALNEAFRVLKPGGRLIIADMHLPTTWMGALVSKVSRWFFLQPQIAENTRGVLPDLIQSAGFREPRIVGYYFGYIAVFYSEKP is encoded by the coding sequence ATGAAAATCCCATCGATACCCACTCGAGGACGCACCCTGGATCATGCCGCCGCTGTTTACGACCTCCTGGAGCCGCTTTTTCTGCTTGGCAAACAGGCTGAATACGACCAGCACATCATCCGCCTGCTCGACCCTGCGCCGGGTGAGCAGGTGCTCGATCTGGGATGCGGAACCGGCGTTTTGTGCGCGCAGATCGCAGACCTTCTCGATCCAAAGGCCGGTGGTCTGGCTGTCGGCATCGACGCCGCGGGCAAAATGATCGCGGTGGCCCGCAAAAAGCGGGCCGGGGCCGGCTGCCGCTTCGAAGCCATGGCCGCTGAATCCCTCGGCTTTGAGGACCGATCCTTTGACGCGGTCGTATCCAGCCTCTTCTTTCACCACGTTCCCCTGGACCTCAAGGCCAGCGCCCTCAACGAGGCTTTTCGGGTGCTCAAGCCGGGCGGTCGGTTGATCATCGCCGACATGCATCTGCCTACCACCTGGATGGGGGCGCTGGTATCGAAAGTATCCCGCTGGTTTTTTCTGCAGCCCCAGATTGCCGAGAACACGCGCGGCGTTTTGCCGGATCTGATCCAATCGGCCGGTTTCCGGGAACCGCGGATTGTGGGCTACTATTTCGGCTATATCGCCGTTTTCTATAGTGAAAAGCCATGA
- a CDS encoding NUDIX hydrolase → MKIIDAAVVAQSKFVTLFEVAYTDKKGNARHWHLVSRDAQPKCVTGAQSRPDAAIIVPYHRRENKLVVIKEYRVPIGDYQYGFPAGLLDPGEALAVTAGRELKEETGLDLVQIYRHSPAIFSSAGITDESIAMVFAEVEGSPSLHHNGDSEDIEVFLMDRQEVRDLLQRSDLFFGARAWLAMDAFARMGEAYFNNIV, encoded by the coding sequence ATGAAGATCATCGATGCGGCCGTCGTGGCCCAAAGCAAATTCGTCACGCTCTTCGAAGTGGCTTACACGGACAAGAAGGGCAACGCCCGGCACTGGCACCTGGTCAGCCGGGACGCCCAGCCCAAATGCGTCACCGGCGCCCAGTCGCGGCCCGATGCGGCCATCATCGTGCCCTATCATCGGCGGGAGAACAAACTGGTTGTGATCAAGGAGTATCGCGTCCCCATCGGCGACTACCAGTATGGCTTTCCGGCCGGTCTCCTCGATCCCGGCGAGGCGCTGGCCGTAACGGCCGGCCGCGAGCTGAAAGAGGAAACCGGGCTGGATCTGGTGCAAATCTACCGCCACAGCCCGGCCATCTTCTCCTCGGCAGGCATCACGGACGAATCCATCGCCATGGTCTTTGCCGAGGTGGAGGGCAGCCCCAGCCTCCATCACAACGGGGATTCGGAGGATATCGAAGTCTTTTTGATGGACCGGCAGGAGGTGCGCGATCTGCTCCAGCGCAGCGACCTCTTTTTCGGCGCGCGCGCCTGGCTGGCCATGGATGCCTTTGCCCGCATGGGTGAAGCTTATTTCAACAATATTGTTTAG
- a CDS encoding desulfoferrodoxin family protein, giving the protein MRKQVVVILIVSLVLFSVNAFANKTSVTIEGPESAAKGSEVTIKINVRHDGNNFFHYTNQVYVKANGKEIARWDFSATSRPENEVFTKEVKLTLTEPTEIVAEGVCNIHGSEGPAVLKIRVE; this is encoded by the coding sequence ATGAGAAAACAGGTCGTCGTAATTTTAATCGTGTCGCTGGTGCTTTTTTCCGTCAATGCCTTCGCCAACAAGACCTCGGTCACCATCGAGGGGCCGGAGAGCGCGGCGAAAGGGTCCGAAGTCACGATCAAGATCAACGTGAGGCACGACGGCAACAATTTCTTCCACTACACCAACCAGGTCTATGTCAAAGCCAACGGCAAGGAGATCGCCCGATGGGATTTTTCGGCGACCAGCCGGCCCGAAAACGAAGTTTTTACCAAAGAAGTGAAACTCACCCTCACCGAACCGACCGAGATCGTGGCCGAGGGCGTCTGCAACATTCACGGCAGTGAAGGACCGGCCGTTTTGAAAATCCGCGTCGAATAG
- a CDS encoding ABC transporter ATP-binding protein, with amino-acid sequence MIEVKALYKSFISGRGKITALEGLSFKVAKGENFVVAGKSGSGKTTLLNCIGGLETPDSGAIRCGGVDIHRLSRKALARFQREQVGFVFQQGNLLSYLTVSENLALPLALNGIGAEDRRKRVRELLEAIGLPDHGAALPWELSGGETQRVAFARAIAHAPAILLADEPTASLDSATGAQLIHLMVSLSRQGRCTLLVASHDPEVIRTADHQLLLKDGRKES; translated from the coding sequence ATGATCGAGGTGAAAGCGCTGTACAAATCATTTATTTCAGGCCGCGGAAAGATCACCGCCCTCGAGGGGCTCTCTTTCAAGGTGGCTAAAGGGGAAAACTTTGTTGTTGCCGGAAAATCGGGGTCCGGAAAAACGACCCTGCTCAATTGCATCGGTGGTTTGGAGACGCCGGACAGCGGCGCGATCCGCTGCGGCGGCGTCGACATTCATCGTTTGTCGCGCAAGGCGCTGGCGCGATTTCAAAGAGAGCAGGTGGGTTTTGTCTTTCAGCAGGGCAATCTGCTATCCTACCTGACGGTAAGCGAGAATCTCGCGTTGCCGCTGGCACTCAACGGCATCGGCGCCGAAGATCGGAGAAAGCGGGTCCGGGAACTGCTCGAGGCCATCGGGCTGCCAGACCATGGCGCGGCCTTGCCCTGGGAGCTTTCCGGCGGAGAAACCCAGCGGGTGGCCTTTGCCCGCGCCATCGCTCATGCGCCTGCGATTCTCCTGGCCGACGAACCGACGGCCAGTCTCGATTCGGCCACCGGCGCACAATTGATCCATCTGATGGTGTCGCTCAGCCGGCAGGGGCGTTGTACGCTGCTGGTGGCGAGTCATGACCCGGAGGTGATCCGAACGGCCGACCACCAACTGCTGTTAAAAGACGGACGAAAGGAATCCTGA